The following coding sequences are from one Melanotaenia boesemani isolate fMelBoe1 chromosome 19, fMelBoe1.pri, whole genome shotgun sequence window:
- the lhx3 gene encoding LIM/homeobox protein Lhx3 isoform X3: protein MLLEHPGSSCQNTGNFSRYSSGQEIPVCAGCNQHIVDRFILKVLDRHWHSKCLKCSDCQAQLADKCFSRGDSVYCKDDFFKRFGTKCAACQQGIPPTQVVRRAQDFVYHLHCFACIVCKRQLATGDEYYLMEDSRLVCKADYETAKQREADSTAKRPRTTITAKQLETLKNAYNNSPKPARHVREQLSSETGLDMRVVQVWFQNRRAKEKRLKKDAGRQRWGQYFRNMKRSRGSSKSDKDSIQEEGIDSDAEVSFTDEPPMSELGHTNSIYSSLSESSPAMGGRQGGNNHSSFPLEHGGLPSQDQFHDIRSNSPYGLPQSPGSLQALPRHQPIISSLIYPDSGLSIMTQGSGPGINPAVRVSMGAANGPSSDLSTGSSGGYPDFPASPASWLDEVDHGQF, encoded by the exons ATGCTGCTTGAACACCCGGGGTCAAGCTGTCAAAACACCGGGAATTTCTCCCGGTACAGTTCAGGCCAAG aaatcccAGTATGCGCAGGCTGCAATCAACACATCGTGGACCGCTTTATTCTCAAAGTGCTGGATCGCCACTGGCACAGCAAGTGCCTAAAATGCAGCGACTGTCAGGCACAACTTGCGGACAAGTGCTTCAGCAGGGGCGACAGCGTGTACTGCAAAGACGATTTCTTTAA GAGATTCGGGACCAAATGCGCAGCTTGTCAGCAGGGGATACCGCCTACGCAGGTGGTGAGGAGAGCGCAGGACTTCGTGTACCACCTTCATTGTTTTGCCTGCATCGTTTGCAAGAGACAACTAGCCACAGGTGACGAGTACTATCTGATGGAGGACAGCAGGCTGGTCTGTAAGGCCGACTATGAGACTGCCAAACAAAGAG AGGCAGATTCAACTGCTAAGAGGCCACGAACAACCATCACAGCTAAACAActggaaacactgaaaaatgcTTACAATAACTCTCCAAAACCAGCCCGTCATGTCCGAGAGCAGCTATCATCTGAGACAGGCCTGGATATGCGGGTTGTGCAG GTTTGGTTTCAGAACAGGCGAGCTAAAGAGAAACGGCTGAAGAAAGACGCGGGGCGTCAGCGATGGGGGCAGTACTTTCGCAATATGAAGAGGTCACGAGGAAGCTCCAAATCTGACAAGGACAGTATCCAGGAGGAGGGCATAGACAGTGATGCTGAAGTCTCTTTTACAG ATGAACCTCCGATGTCGGAGCTTGGCCATACTAACAGTATTTACAGCAGCCTGAGTGAATCCTCTCCTGCCATGGGGGGCCGCCAAGGGGGTAACAACCACAGCTCCTTCCCCCTTGAACATGGGGGGCTCCCCTCTCAAGATCAGTTCCATGACATCCGCTCCAACAGCCCCTACGGCCTTCCCCAGTCGCCTGGGTCACTTCAAGCACTACCCAGACACCAGCCTATAATCTCCAGTCTCATCTACCCGGACTCTGGCCTTTCTATCATGACCCAGGGCAGCGGACCTGGGATCAACCCCGCTGTGAGGGTTTCCATGGGAGCAGCCAATGGCCCCAGCTCGGACCTCTCCACTGGCAGCAGTGGTGGATACCCAGACTTTCCTGCTAGTCCTGCATCCTGGTTAGACGAAGTAGACCATGGGCAGTTTTGA
- the lhx3 gene encoding LIM/homeobox protein Lhx3 isoform X2 encodes MDGHGERNSPKEGPNNTEMLFALLSHSEELRKEIPVCAGCNQHIVDRFILKVLDRHWHSKCLKCSDCQAQLADKCFSRGDSVYCKDDFFKFGTKCAACQQGIPPTQVVRRAQDFVYHLHCFACIVCKRQLATGDEYYLMEDSRLVCKADYETAKQREADSTAKRPRTTITAKQLETLKNAYNNSPKPARHVREQLSSETGLDMRVVQVWFQNRRAKEKRLKKDAGRQRWGQYFRNMKRSRGSSKSDKDSIQEEGIDSDAEVSFTDEPPMSELGHTNSIYSSLSESSPAMGGRQGGNNHSSFPLEHGGLPSQDQFHDIRSNSPYGLPQSPGSLQALPRHQPIISSLIYPDSGLSIMTQGSGPGINPAVRVSMGAANGPSSDLSTGSSGGYPDFPASPASWLDEVDHGQF; translated from the exons ATGGATGGACATGGTGAGCGCAACTCTCCTAAAGAGGGACCAAATAACACAGAGATGCTCTTTGCGCTACTGTCGCACAGTGAGGAGTTGCGAAAAg aaatcccAGTATGCGCAGGCTGCAATCAACACATCGTGGACCGCTTTATTCTCAAAGTGCTGGATCGCCACTGGCACAGCAAGTGCCTAAAATGCAGCGACTGTCAGGCACAACTTGCGGACAAGTGCTTCAGCAGGGGCGACAGCGTGTACTGCAAAGACGATTTCTTTAA ATTCGGGACCAAATGCGCAGCTTGTCAGCAGGGGATACCGCCTACGCAGGTGGTGAGGAGAGCGCAGGACTTCGTGTACCACCTTCATTGTTTTGCCTGCATCGTTTGCAAGAGACAACTAGCCACAGGTGACGAGTACTATCTGATGGAGGACAGCAGGCTGGTCTGTAAGGCCGACTATGAGACTGCCAAACAAAGAG AGGCAGATTCAACTGCTAAGAGGCCACGAACAACCATCACAGCTAAACAActggaaacactgaaaaatgcTTACAATAACTCTCCAAAACCAGCCCGTCATGTCCGAGAGCAGCTATCATCTGAGACAGGCCTGGATATGCGGGTTGTGCAG GTTTGGTTTCAGAACAGGCGAGCTAAAGAGAAACGGCTGAAGAAAGACGCGGGGCGTCAGCGATGGGGGCAGTACTTTCGCAATATGAAGAGGTCACGAGGAAGCTCCAAATCTGACAAGGACAGTATCCAGGAGGAGGGCATAGACAGTGATGCTGAAGTCTCTTTTACAG ATGAACCTCCGATGTCGGAGCTTGGCCATACTAACAGTATTTACAGCAGCCTGAGTGAATCCTCTCCTGCCATGGGGGGCCGCCAAGGGGGTAACAACCACAGCTCCTTCCCCCTTGAACATGGGGGGCTCCCCTCTCAAGATCAGTTCCATGACATCCGCTCCAACAGCCCCTACGGCCTTCCCCAGTCGCCTGGGTCACTTCAAGCACTACCCAGACACCAGCCTATAATCTCCAGTCTCATCTACCCGGACTCTGGCCTTTCTATCATGACCCAGGGCAGCGGACCTGGGATCAACCCCGCTGTGAGGGTTTCCATGGGAGCAGCCAATGGCCCCAGCTCGGACCTCTCCACTGGCAGCAGTGGTGGATACCCAGACTTTCCTGCTAGTCCTGCATCCTGGTTAGACGAAGTAGACCATGGGCAGTTTTGA
- the lhx3 gene encoding LIM/homeobox protein Lhx3 isoform X1, protein MDGHGERNSPKEGPNNTEMLFALLSHSEELRKEIPVCAGCNQHIVDRFILKVLDRHWHSKCLKCSDCQAQLADKCFSRGDSVYCKDDFFKRFGTKCAACQQGIPPTQVVRRAQDFVYHLHCFACIVCKRQLATGDEYYLMEDSRLVCKADYETAKQREADSTAKRPRTTITAKQLETLKNAYNNSPKPARHVREQLSSETGLDMRVVQVWFQNRRAKEKRLKKDAGRQRWGQYFRNMKRSRGSSKSDKDSIQEEGIDSDAEVSFTDEPPMSELGHTNSIYSSLSESSPAMGGRQGGNNHSSFPLEHGGLPSQDQFHDIRSNSPYGLPQSPGSLQALPRHQPIISSLIYPDSGLSIMTQGSGPGINPAVRVSMGAANGPSSDLSTGSSGGYPDFPASPASWLDEVDHGQF, encoded by the exons ATGGATGGACATGGTGAGCGCAACTCTCCTAAAGAGGGACCAAATAACACAGAGATGCTCTTTGCGCTACTGTCGCACAGTGAGGAGTTGCGAAAAg aaatcccAGTATGCGCAGGCTGCAATCAACACATCGTGGACCGCTTTATTCTCAAAGTGCTGGATCGCCACTGGCACAGCAAGTGCCTAAAATGCAGCGACTGTCAGGCACAACTTGCGGACAAGTGCTTCAGCAGGGGCGACAGCGTGTACTGCAAAGACGATTTCTTTAA GAGATTCGGGACCAAATGCGCAGCTTGTCAGCAGGGGATACCGCCTACGCAGGTGGTGAGGAGAGCGCAGGACTTCGTGTACCACCTTCATTGTTTTGCCTGCATCGTTTGCAAGAGACAACTAGCCACAGGTGACGAGTACTATCTGATGGAGGACAGCAGGCTGGTCTGTAAGGCCGACTATGAGACTGCCAAACAAAGAG AGGCAGATTCAACTGCTAAGAGGCCACGAACAACCATCACAGCTAAACAActggaaacactgaaaaatgcTTACAATAACTCTCCAAAACCAGCCCGTCATGTCCGAGAGCAGCTATCATCTGAGACAGGCCTGGATATGCGGGTTGTGCAG GTTTGGTTTCAGAACAGGCGAGCTAAAGAGAAACGGCTGAAGAAAGACGCGGGGCGTCAGCGATGGGGGCAGTACTTTCGCAATATGAAGAGGTCACGAGGAAGCTCCAAATCTGACAAGGACAGTATCCAGGAGGAGGGCATAGACAGTGATGCTGAAGTCTCTTTTACAG ATGAACCTCCGATGTCGGAGCTTGGCCATACTAACAGTATTTACAGCAGCCTGAGTGAATCCTCTCCTGCCATGGGGGGCCGCCAAGGGGGTAACAACCACAGCTCCTTCCCCCTTGAACATGGGGGGCTCCCCTCTCAAGATCAGTTCCATGACATCCGCTCCAACAGCCCCTACGGCCTTCCCCAGTCGCCTGGGTCACTTCAAGCACTACCCAGACACCAGCCTATAATCTCCAGTCTCATCTACCCGGACTCTGGCCTTTCTATCATGACCCAGGGCAGCGGACCTGGGATCAACCCCGCTGTGAGGGTTTCCATGGGAGCAGCCAATGGCCCCAGCTCGGACCTCTCCACTGGCAGCAGTGGTGGATACCCAGACTTTCCTGCTAGTCCTGCATCCTGGTTAGACGAAGTAGACCATGGGCAGTTTTGA